Proteins from one Bacteroidota bacterium genomic window:
- a CDS encoding helix-turn-helix transcriptional regulator, which yields MKIYIKNMVCNRCIMVVKNELEKLGIQPLNISLGEVELTNNLTETEKVNLDNHLKTFGFELIDDKKSRLIGQIKSYIIEIIHQQNSELKSNLSDYLSSKLHHDYTYLSNLFSEVEGTTIEKYFIAQKIEKVKELLVYDELSLREISYQMNYSSVGYLSNQFKKVTGLTSTHFKNIKEIKRKPLDEV from the coding sequence ATGAAAATTTATATTAAAAATATGGTTTGTAATCGCTGCATAATGGTAGTGAAAAATGAGTTGGAGAAGCTTGGTATACAACCATTGAATATTTCTCTAGGTGAAGTTGAACTCACAAACAACTTGACCGAAACTGAAAAAGTCAACCTCGACAATCATCTAAAAACCTTCGGGTTTGAATTGATCGATGACAAAAAAAGTCGATTAATCGGACAAATTAAATCATACATTATTGAAATCATTCATCAGCAAAATAGCGAGTTAAAATCTAATTTATCTGACTATTTGAGTAGTAAACTTCATCACGACTATACTTACTTATCAAACCTGTTTTCTGAAGTAGAAGGTACGACTATTGAAAAGTATTTCATTGCTCAAAAAATAGAGAAAGTGAAGGAGTTATTGGTTTATGACGAATTATCATTGAGAGAAATCTCTTATCAAATGAATTATTCGAGCGTTGGATATTTGAGCAATCAGTTTAAAAAAGTTACAGGACTCACTTCTACTCACTTTAAGAATATCAAGGAAATCAAACGCAAACCACTAGACGAAG